A region of the Lycium barbarum isolate Lr01 chromosome 1, ASM1917538v2, whole genome shotgun sequence genome:
ACATCTGAAGAGGAGGACATTTCCCCCGTAGCCATTTTAAGTCTTTCCACTTCCTGCTTTAGGGCTTCATTCAGAGCTGTATTACAGGAACAGCATAACAAAGACACACAGCATTAATAACTGTTCTCATGATAAATGAAATTAAACATAATCTTGAACTGTTATTATCCCAATAAAGCAGACAGAACTTCATTATGACTTTCTATTTGTTGATTAGTAAAGTACAAGTAGATTTCGTTTTGCTATCTATCTtgtagaccaaaaggtggaagaagTTTCAAGATGATGTTAAGATGACTGAGAAACATAAAATTCTAGAAAATTGAAAAGATAAATCATACCATCACGTAACTGAGCTTGCTGTGCCATAGCTTGCAAACGGAGCTTAAGCTCTGTATTCTCATTAGTAAACTGGGTTGTATCCCGCTGCAGATGGAAAGAACTATCAGATGTGAAGTATCAGTTATTGCGAGGAAGATAAACAAAATTCACTAACCAACATCTTAAAACTTCTGTTACTTTGAGGCATGTACGTTTTTCCCTTTGtatatgccccccccccccccccccccaaaacacaCACAACCCCACTCACACACACCATGAGAGGAGGATTTCAGAGGATATTATTTGCAAATCTACATGAGAATTACTGTCATGCATGTAATACTTAGTTCAGAGGAAAAGACTCTTATTTTGTTACACATGTAGCTGAGCAAAGGTATTACCATTTGTCTGCAGGAAGTTAGTTCTTGCATCTAAACACGGCTAATTTTCAGACAAAATGAACGATTGCAATGTTCTCACGGTCAAATTCAATCATCAAGCTTCCTAATTATTTAAACAGACACAGCCTTTGCTGACACAAAATGGCTGTTATCGTATGGTCGACAGACCAATAAATTCCATAGAGAGTAGAACACAATTTGTGAACACACCTATGAATTACATATTGCAAGTCTCGAAAGGGAAGAATTACCTGGAAAAGGGTTAATTGAGCAGAAAGAGTGGTTGCTTCTGTTTGAAGGGTCTGAACCTTTCTCTCAAGTTCAGTTATGTAACGGGCCTTCCTCTCTTTCGAGCGAGAAGCAGACTGCCGATTCGCCAAAATCCTGTACAAATTCTCAAAATCAGGAACATAATGTGGTATTGTATGTGCGTCAGACTCGGTGGTATCTTGACTTAAATTTTGAGACAAGCGAAGCATGCTtactgaaaaaagaaaaaagcaaatGATCTACTTCTGAACAGCTACCCAAATTCACTACAGTTCATAAAATTCAGCACATGGAATATCCTGCCATTAGAAACCTTTCAAGAAAGCAGACAAAATGCCATGTACTGTtgccatttctttttttttttttttttgaaactggtaacatGTACTGTTGCCATTTCTAAGGTTTCTAAATCATAACTGCCAACTCCGTAATCTATAACCAGAAGAGAGGATTGTCACATGTCCAGGACTTGTTTTGGCATGGAATAGCATACCCTCTGCTAATAAATGACCCTGATTTAAGCCAAAGGAATCTTCCTTTTGGACTATCTTGGTCCTAATAGATGGCCACCTTAGAAGCCAAATATTCTAAGGAATAAATTGACTGAACTTGCACATGGTACTTCATCAAAGTATGTACTTGAACACGGCATTAGTTCATTTAAATATTGACATGGCATTACTTCAGAAAGAATGTTCCCCAAGTGTAAACATTACAACGGACAAACAAAGCTCACTAGAGCTTGCTAAAGCTATGTTGGTTATACAGGAACGGTGCCATTTTTCATGGACGAAACAACAATGATCTCATGTGATACTTCAATAGTGTTAGGAAACTCACTAATCAGGACTAGTGGAAGCTAATCTAGTTCAGAAATTTTCTTATGCAGGTTACCTCAGAAGAGACATGATCCAGTGGTACTATAGTAGACCTAACCAATCGCTTGTTTTAGTCCAGAAGAACAAGCAGATTGACTTCACTTGGACGTACTGATATTCTTACAGATAGTACATGACTAACTTAGTCTTATTGGACTGAATTTTGCACTAAACTCCATTTAGTAAAGCTTAAGCTCCATTTCAGTTTAACCCAAATACACTACATAGTAAGAACTAACTCAAAACAAGACCGAAGAATCTCTTTTAATGAGATGGATGAAACCAAATCCAATCTAATTGTTAAATTTCCTAAACAGAACCTTAATAAGAGAAAGAAGTGTGCGGACTGGTTCTAGGAAAGAAATGAGAAATGACCAATACTCGATTTCTGATTAAAATAACTGTTTTTCCCTCTGTTCTGGAAAATTTCATGTCAACACGCATTTGCAAGTCTCTTGGAGTTATTCCATGCAAAAAGggtcatatttcaatattctggTTTAGGAACTTCTAGTAACTTTGGAATGAGGATACCACAGATAATCTGATCTAACAAAGCATTTTGCTGCTTCAACACATACCATTTCTTGGCATGAGGACTTGTACATATAGATCTTTGACATCCTACTGTTAGTCTGCTTTTAGCATTTgtcttgttcttgcttctacaaAAATGCAGTTTTTATTTTAGATCACTAAGTCTCGACCTCAATTTCATATCGTGGCTTCACGATAATCATCGTAATCACTACTTGTGAGTATCTTTAGCAAAGCTGTCACATTTTATTAACATCCTACTTAGCTTAGCCCCTCGATGTCATGCACAAGTCATGTTGTTGGTAAAGTACCTAATTCAAATGACTATACAGCGTACAACTGGTGCATTAACACTAAGGGAATGCAGATCAATTTTAAAAAGGTAAGAAATGTTCGAGTTCGAGATCTCCAAGTAAGGAAAAAAATGTGATTAATTAAAGTTGTTCTGAAAGTAAATCATAATATAAATCCAAGTAGATCTACTTCGAGAGTTTCCTAAACTCTGAATTTCTTCTCTACGTGTATCCTTTCAGATTTTCAAGTCTTCGGTAAGCCTCAAGCACTAAATCACAGTTCACACTCAACAACTTGCACTAATTTTATTGAGTCACCCTTGTAAAAACGTGTGTTACCTTATGGCGCGTTTTGAAACAAAAAGTGATTAGTTAAGAGTTGTTTTGAAAGTAAATCATTTTCACAGGAATAGATATAGATTCAAGTAGATCTACTACGAGAATCTAGACTTCCCCAAACAAAATCGCACTCAAGAACTTGCCACTAATTTTATTGAGCCACCCTCGTGGTTAATTACCTCTTAGCGCGCTTCGGATCGATGGTCCAGAGCTCAGCAAGCTTATCGGGAGCCATAGCTTTCTTAGCTTCAATACTCTCACTCAGCAACAAACTCGAACTATCCACAGAATTACTATGCCTGTGTCTCGGCCTCGTAAAACTCGTCTCACCATCACCACAATCAGCAACCAATCCACCACTACTACTTCCAGCTCCACCAGCATTGTTGAATCCAGCAACATCGCCACCGCCGCTAGGGTTAGATCCGGAACCGAGTTTTTCAATGTCCATATAAGTAGAGAAGAAATCATCTTCGGATCCGATCTCTGCATCGAAAGGGTCGGGTACCAGATCTAGATCTTCGGGTAGACGGAAGTTGACTTCAGAGTGAGCTCTACGGTGATGAGATGGACGGAATGAGGGGGTTTGATTGAGTTGTTGCTTGGAGTTTGGATTTGATGGATCTTGCATTTTGAAGCGATATACTTGGGAGATTCAGACAGTAGAGCCTCAAATGTAGGAAGATGGGGAGGTTTCAGCGGTGGAATTTAAGTAAGGGAGTAGAGTATATGATACTCTCCAATCCATATTCCCTTCTATACATTTTTTTCACGTCCTATTTGAATAAAaaaattacttactttatctctATTTTAAATTAACATTTTTCTCTTGGTTTTTTTTACTTCTGTTAATTCTTTTTCCGggttgtttttgttttgttgttgttgttgttgttgctttttGGAGCAGATTAGAAACAGTCTTTCTATCTTTCAAGGTAGAAGTAAGGTCTACGTATATTCAATCATTTCCAGATTACACctgctatgttgttgttgtagtagtatTTTAAATTATCATTTAATTACTACTTTATCAATTGAACAATGACAGTAAATTTGAAAACCTAGCTTATTAAACCAACTAATATTTTAGAATTGATGAACTAAACTTGTGAagaattatggatgttgtttAATAAGTTAATAGATTATTTATTCTAGTAATCATTTAGGATTTAACTCATATACTTCACCAacgacaacaacatacccagtggtTAACTCATATACTTCAGTGTAAGAAAATTACTTTCTCCATTTAATTTGATGAGATTTTATTT
Encoded here:
- the LOC132638152 gene encoding transcription factor RF2b-like; the protein is MQDPSNPNSKQQLNQTPSFRPSHHRRAHSEVNFRLPEDLDLVPDPFDAEIGSEDDFFSTYMDIEKLGSGSNPSGGGDVAGFNNAGGAGSSSGGLVADCGDGETSFTRPRHRHSNSVDSSSLLLSESIEAKKAMAPDKLAELWTIDPKRAKRILANRQSASRSKERKARYITELERKVQTLQTEATTLSAQLTLFQRDTTQFTNENTELKLRLQAMAQQAQLRDALNEALKQEVERLKMATGEMSSSSDVYNLGMQHIPYNQSAFFSHQPQSGHSESQNIQMQQFHSLQDSLLTPNRRFAGHVQCLPDTMQQDPLGRFQGLDIGGRGMQHLVKTEAPSISASESSSTL